From Halodesulfovibrio aestuarii DSM 17919 = ATCC 29578, the proteins below share one genomic window:
- a CDS encoding APC family permease, protein MSGSSTNSDDTSSLKKSIKPSQAWALALGAILGWGAFVLPALRFLPSAGPLAACIGFVLGGGMLFFVAISYGNMVSKYPVAGGAFTFAYIGFGPTAAFICGWALVLGYICIIALNATALALLSRFLLPGVFEVGYLYTIVGWKVYAGELAMLIAILAGCGFLNYCGADLVGKIQVFLAFALVSGVFALFAGSCLTDTASISNLFPLYAENKGPIASVMAITAIAPWLYVGFDTIPQAAEEFDFPHKDAQRLMLSAISWGVLLYALVTIAVAVVMPYPELLQLDVPWATGSVAKMSLGNVGSVILAIAVSAAIFTGINGFFIASSRLLFSMGRAKVLPAWFAQIHPKHQTPHNAILFVLVIAVSAPFFGREVLNWVVDMSAIGTVVAYLYSCLAAYKYMAAHPFEDGSKKGKINAALGSLSSVICLCLLTIPGSPGAIGSESWIALLVWCALGGIFYKTKIGEFTSMSRKEQTELILGCSSRPVFFK, encoded by the coding sequence ATGAGTGGTAGTTCAACGAATTCAGACGACACTTCATCGTTAAAGAAATCTATTAAACCATCTCAGGCATGGGCTCTAGCATTAGGGGCTATACTTGGATGGGGTGCATTTGTTTTGCCTGCATTGCGCTTTTTGCCTTCAGCAGGGCCATTGGCAGCTTGCATCGGATTTGTTTTGGGTGGAGGGATGTTATTCTTTGTAGCCATTAGCTATGGTAACATGGTGAGCAAGTATCCTGTAGCAGGAGGCGCATTTACTTTTGCTTACATCGGTTTCGGGCCGACCGCAGCGTTTATCTGCGGCTGGGCACTCGTTCTTGGATACATCTGTATTATTGCACTTAACGCAACAGCCCTCGCGTTATTGTCGCGCTTTTTATTACCGGGTGTATTTGAGGTCGGGTACCTGTATACGATTGTAGGTTGGAAAGTTTACGCAGGTGAATTGGCAATGCTTATTGCTATTCTCGCAGGCTGTGGCTTTTTGAACTATTGTGGTGCCGATCTTGTAGGTAAGATACAAGTTTTCTTAGCATTTGCTTTGGTTTCAGGAGTATTTGCCCTCTTCGCAGGTTCCTGTCTGACAGATACGGCATCTATTTCAAACCTGTTTCCGTTATATGCGGAAAATAAAGGGCCTATCGCTAGCGTTATGGCGATTACAGCTATTGCACCTTGGCTGTATGTTGGCTTTGATACCATTCCACAGGCGGCAGAAGAGTTTGACTTTCCACATAAGGATGCTCAGCGCTTGATGCTTTCAGCTATTTCATGGGGTGTGCTTTTATACGCACTCGTAACAATAGCTGTTGCAGTTGTTATGCCGTATCCGGAGTTGCTTCAGTTGGACGTCCCGTGGGCAACCGGTTCTGTAGCGAAAATGAGTCTTGGTAACGTAGGTAGTGTGATTCTGGCAATTGCCGTCTCTGCTGCAATCTTTACCGGTATTAATGGCTTTTTTATTGCTTCTTCCCGTTTGCTGTTCAGTATGGGGCGTGCAAAAGTGCTTCCAGCATGGTTTGCGCAGATTCATCCTAAGCATCAGACTCCGCATAATGCTATTCTGTTCGTACTTGTTATCGCAGTTTCTGCGCCATTCTTCGGTCGTGAAGTACTCAACTGGGTTGTAGACATGTCTGCAATCGGGACTGTGGTGGCGTACCTCTACTCGTGTCTTGCAGCGTATAAATATATGGCTGCACACCCGTTTGAAGATGGCTCCAAAAAAGGTAAAATCAATGCTGCACTTGGTTCCTTAAGCTCTGTCATCTGCCTTTGTCTTTTGACCATCCCCGGGTCTCCCGGTGCAATCGGTTCTGAATCCTGGATAGCATTGCTTGTATGGTGTGCGCTTGGCGGCATATTCTACAAAACAAAGATTGGTGAATTTACATCAATGAGCCGTAAGGAACAGACAGAACTGATTCTGGGTTGCTCATCCCGTCCGGTGTTTTTTAAATAG